AGATATGAGACTGCGAGACTGCCGCCTTGTGATTGATGGGTGTAGCTTATATTTTCGATTATATTTCAACTCTGGATTGGATCAGGCACGGGGTGGAGACTATGACACATTTGTGGTGTTGGTTCGACAATTTTTCGCAGCACTTTCTGAATGCAGCGTGCAGCCGTTCGTCGTGTTAGATGGTGGAATGGACCAAACAGACAAGAAGTTCAAGACACTACAGGAAAGAGCCAAAAGCAAGATTCGAGAGGCTAATGCTCTTTCTCGAGGATCGCACGGTTGCGTTCTCCCTCTGCTTACATGTGAAGTCTTCAAACAGGTCCTTTCAGAGCTTGGCATACCTTTAGTTCAATGCATTTCCGAAGCTGATTTTGAAATAGCCTCTCTTGCCAAACACTGGGGATGTCCAGTTCTGACCAATGACAGTGACTTCTACATCTTCGACCTCAAAGGTGGCTACCTACCGTTTTCATCCTTCCAATGGAATAACGTCAGCGGTAAGGCTACAGAACGCTATATCCCTGCACGCCATTTCACCGTGAACCGCTTCTGCTCACATTTCAACCACATGAACAAGCAGCTCCTCCCTCTGTTTGCTGTTGTCATCGGGAACGACTACACACCTGCTAAAATAACCGAGGTTTTTTTCAGCCGCGTGGAATTCGAAAGAGTACCCTCCGGTCGGAAGTATGGACGAAGTTCCAGTCCTCGAATCGAGGCCTTTTTGCTCTGGTTGTCTCAGTTTACCAACCCATTAGATGCTCTGGACGAAGTCCTGGAGATTTTGGGTGAACAACGGAAAGGAACGTTACGCACGCAGCTCTCCGCAGGAATGCAGGACTACCAGCTTCCTCACAGTAGCAGTTTGGCTCAATACTTCTCAAGTCCCCAACCTGCACTTCCAGATGCCCAGGGGCTCCCAGCAGCACTGGTTTCTCAACCcgaatggcttttaaggatggtTGCAGCAGGTAGGCTGTCTTCCTTTGTCTTGGATGTGCTTGTACACCAGAAGGTTCTGCTGGTTGCACAGGTGGAGAATAGTCACCTGCCTAGCAGTCATACAAGCTCACTGAGTATCCGAAAGACCATCTACAGCCTTCTGCTTGACAAGGCAAGACAGGATAGTCAGACTCCACGGGGAGTCACCCATAGAGGAAGAGGAAGGGGAAGACAATCTCAGGGTAAAGGAGGACAACATTGTGATGTCCCATGTGTTGATGAGTATGACAGACAAGAACTGAACCTCAAGAAAAACACAGTGGAGGCTCACCGACCTAACTGTGTGCCACAGCTGACTCTTGCAGCAATTGACAAGGTGAGAAACTATTTCTGCATGTAAATATTGTCCGTATATTGTTAAACCAAATGCcttttggttttgtattttagGCTTCTACACAAGTGAGGCTGCAGGTGTTGTTGGGAACACTCGGTGTGATGGACAGTGTTTTACAGCCTTTACCCCCTCATCTTTGCCTTCCAGTGTGTGTGACGTATTTCTGGATGAACAACTGTAAACCAAAGCCCAGTCATCCTCTACTGCAGGCCCTATTGTTGGGACTGGTTTACGGGGAACTCTGCTGGAGAAGGGCCCATCCTAATGGTATCTCTGATCCATTTTTTACTGTCTCAGGTGTTTGgtttgagaaaaaatatattgagaaCTTGACATAAATTGTAGATAAAATCTATCATGATGTGAATGAACTTTTCTTGACAACTTGACATCATATACTGTTTTGCTCTATCATGCAGACCCACTATTTGGCAGCAAAGCTTCTGCTTCTGTATGTCAGAGATTATCTCAGCTAAGGGTCAATCCAGGACAAAGGAGGGGCCTTGATCTGGGTTTGGCCCATGTGCTCAGCCAGTGGCAGTCATGTATGAGGGTGGCGTTGTTCCTGAACCAGTTACTGTGTTTCCCGCTACCTGAACCTCAATGTGCCTGGTAGGGTATAGCCATAAAACAATCCCAGTGAAATACCTTGTAGTTCTCATCTATGCAGTTTTGAATAAATTATCACCTTCTTCAGTTATCAGATTTGGCCTAAAAAGATTATAGTATATGGggggaggaaaacaaaaaaaatcataaacataactatttttatatatatacactacaggtcaaaagtttggaaacattactattttttgaaagaagtttcttctgctcatcaagcctgcatttatttgatcaaaaatacagaaaaaaaatgtaatattgtgatatattattacaatttaaaataattgtttttaaatttattatactttaaattatcatttatttctgtgatgcaaagctgaatttttaggatcattatcacatgatcctttagaaatcattctaatatgatgattcattatcaaagttggaaacagttctgctgcttaatatttttttcagaacatgtgatacttttttaggatactttgatgaataaaaagtaaaaaaaaaataaaaaaagaagctatgtttttaaaatataaatattttgtaataatatacactactggtcagtaatttggggtcagtaatttttttttctttctttttttttttaaataaaatcaatacttttattcagcaaggatgtgttaaattgataaaaagtgatagtaaagaaaatatattattagaatatatattattagaattttcttttagtttgaataaatgcagttctttttaaccttttattcatcaaatatattagacagcagaactgtttccaacactcataataaatcagaatattagaatgatttctaaatgatcatgtgatagactggatgttacatgtgacactgaaggctggagtaatgatgctgaaaattcagctttgcatcacaggaataattttttttttaaaaaagtatattcaaataggaaactattattttaagttgtaataatatttcacaatattactgttttttctgtatttttgatcaaataaatgcaggcttgataagcagaagaaacttctttcaaaaacattaaaaatagtaatgtttccaaacttttgacctgtatatatatattagttgttttgtccaaaaatattacatacaaatatGATTATAGCTGTAGTATGTAGTTGTTTTATGTTAAGAtttgtatgtaatattattagaCAAATcacatgaattatataaaaatatacacatacatgatccatatgatcaaatatattacaaaatattagaattgtattgttattactttatatattatttatttatacataatttaagtatattatgtacagtatatttatttgatcatattccTGTCTGTGTTTCTCAAAGGGTTTTCAGTGGTACTCTGCTGCATGGTCTTGAGGCTGCCATAAAAGGGGGTCACCAGTGTGAGGCTCTGCTTGCAGGGGACGCTGTTGCTTGGCAGCTCTACTCCATCCTGTTTGAGGCATTGATGGGTCCTGCAGTATCAGCAGCAGCAAGCAGGGGTAGAGGAGAGGGGCAGAGACAGGCACAGCAAAGAGGGAGGGGCCACGGGGGGAGAGGACGGGGCAATGAAGGGAGAGGGCGGGGCAATGGGGGAGGAAGGAGGGGCAACAGAAGCAGAGCAATGACCTCTTCAGACAATGCTTTGGACAACAGGTTTGCATTATTGACCTTTGACGAAGGTCAGCAGTGGTGGGCTTGAAATGGAAGCAGGGAAATGATAGATTCGATTTGAAAGGTTAGTTTAGGAGAGGAGAATAAAGAATTTCAGAGATAGATATGTTTTTAGCTATGTTCTTATGCGGCCTTTCACTTTATAAAAGCATCATATGGCTGAGGATGTGCCACCTTTTTCCGAAGAGAGTGGCTTTTACCTACTTTATTTCAGGAAAcacaaatttgttttatttactatgAAAATGTTTTACTATGAGAGCTGTTATACATGCACTAAGTTCATCTATTTTGCAGCTACATAATGAAAATGGTCTGTTTAATATAGCCTTTTATactatttaattaacttttataaaaaagaatgtaGATTTTATCTATTATGAAATGACTCTTTTGGGACCAATgcctttttattaaattatttatggtGATAATTTGCTAGTAGTACAATTAATGTTTGAATCTGACCAGATTCCTCTCCTTAATCATGTAAAGCTGATTATTGTGTCATTGAGACACCAATATAGTGTAGAAACCTTCAGTGTCATTCTGTTTCAAACCAGCTTGCTTGCTGTCGCTCTTTGAAATTACCTGCAGACTGAAATTAAGAGCCAAATTATAAAGtgcagttttattgttattgtgcaTCTCTAGTGGATGTCAATTAAGGCATATCCTTACAAGAGACTTGTCTTAAGTTTCATATCTCATAGCAGAAGTGAGTGTTTTTTTGGCATAAATGGGATGTATTGGCTTGAGGTAAATTTTCATTGAGTGaaagtatcatttatttttcaatgtatttgtttttgaaatgtctgATTGCACTTAAACATGAAAAGTTCTGTTGATGACTAAAGACACTAAATAGTAACACACAGCACCATATAAACATAGCAAAAgcaatttacaagcaaaaaagtatttaaaattactAGGCTTGCCCAATGATGTCAGAGCAGCCCAATGAATTTTAATCTCAGTAGGTGTGAAGAACATAATAACCTGTTTGTTATTATTCATCTTTGTAATAAATGCAAATCCACatggattatttaaaaatattatgttcaaatgtgtttgtttatacatGTATTGGAAAATCTATTACATTTGGGGTGTattcaataacatttttgtattttattattactatttttgttattgtattgcatatttaatatatcaCAGTAACTCTAAggttatttaattgaatttcagcattgataataataagaaatgcttcttgagcatcaaatcaaaatattagaatgatttcggaaggatcacgtgacactgaagactggagtaatgactgctgaaaattcagctttgccattacaagaataaattacgttttaaaatatattaaaatataaaagttatttttaattaatattatttcacagtattattaattttacagtatttatgaacaaataaatgcagccttggtgagcaacaCAAAAATTGACCCTAAATTTTTTAGCTAAAGTGTACATAGACAAATGTGCTAATGGTCTTACTTCATTTTCTATAAATTTACAAATCAAGTGACCTGCTACCTAATAAATTTGTGCAAATGTTTTCACATTGAGTTTAGAATTTGGTGGTCTTATGATTGACATATGAACCATTTTGTACagttttggttatttatttatgttattttttcgTTCTTGTCCCTAATTACATCAGGTTATTTTGTTGGTGTGTGGTATTAAGTATATTGGTAGTATGGGGGTCTAATCTTGGCATGAGGGGCTGGAGAGGGTGGATCAGATGTCAGAACCCTGACTGTAATAGCAGTCCTGCCTGGAGATTCCCATAGACTCAATAACACAGCCACACTGACAGACGAGACTGAGACAGCAGAAAATAAGGTGTGAGAGGGAGAGCTGCTGGCATTTCAAACTGGATGGGAGAGGGACTGAGCATAAGAGGACGGGCAAAGACTCAAATCTGTGTATTTTTGACACTCGTAGGAACATGGCCATGAGCAGGACTGGGATAGAGCTGCAGTTTCTGCTTTACTCGGTGTCACCGTACAATCTGGAAAATATCCTCCCGATTCCTACAGGTATGAGAACGGCAATGCGTGTGCGTGCTCGTGAGGGTTTATCAGTTTGAGCTGAGAGCGTATGGCTTGTGTAATGTTTTAGTACATGTGTACATTTCATACAAATATTCAATgcagtttgtttatatatatatatatatatgtatatatatatatatatatatatatatatatacatatatatataaaacaatgtattgcatatctttcaaaaacattaaaattgtaatcgttacttattacattatattttacatgcagAATAGGGTCCAAACGTTTTACCTTCTTTTctatgtttttaatgatttttttttaattaataattttcagttggaaattatattatcagcataacagtttGACTGAGAACTTGAcctaaaacattttcatgaattcattAAGATGTGTTATTTGCCCTTTTTTTGCATGTAGGCCTATGAGTGCAAAATCTGTAGATTTATATGGAAATTCACTTGTTCAATAGtgcaattaaataatacatatctTTATTCATTAAACCTCATAATGTTTCTGACCCCACtgtttattttgaaagtttttacattttatagattttatatgcATATTGTATGCATGtaccttttatattttatatgtatattgtgtGCATCTTTTATATGCAGGCGTGGATTTGGTTGCACATTGGAATTAAAATCACTTTATTAAGAATACATGAAATATTGAACGCTTGTTATTCCTATATTTGCAGTGTCTATGCTGTTACGACCTTTATAAAATGTATGCTTATGGTAATTTATACAATCAGTGTACATCAGCATGTGATTAATTCATGTTCTATATTTCATCTTAAAGGTGTTACATGTTTTATCAGGCTTCATATTTCCCAAGTGATATTAAGTCTTGTTCAGGTCTGAAATCTATGTTGAAATCTATATGTTGTCATAAATCCATACGTATCCAATCTCTGTTAGGTGTTTATGTCTTTAGTCAGTGATAAAAGTGGTATTGTGATTTTTCATATCGTTTTTTAAAGCACTTCAGCTAAACTGCAGTGCTATTTCCCCACAAGTATTTCTGCCAGTAAGATAACTGATAATaattaatgagtttttttctcatctgGTTGGTTTTGTGGTTTATTCTTTAGACTGGGATCTGATGTCTTGAAAAGATTTTACCCCTGTTGTCTGCTGACTCCGCCTCCCCCTCTTTTGTTCCCGCCCCCTCTTAGTGTCTGGAAAAGACAGCCTGGGAGTTAcacaatattattatacataattctAGCAGCAGGAAATCTCTGCATGTCTGTTAATCCACCATTTATCTGTTTTTCAAGACCTTGCCTAGTGGTGTTGAGGTGACGAGCGCAAGAGAGGAGGTTGTGACAGTGAAGGAACTCTGTGTGGCAGGACCACCAGGACCTCCTGGACCTGTTCGACCACAGTTAAGGAACAGAAAAAGGTACCAAAATCCCTCCCCAGACAACTAAGTAAGATGGAGAACAAAATACAACTACTCATATATAATaggttttcctttgttttaggGTTGCAGAGGCATCCCAGGGATGGGGGGACCCAAAGGAGATAAGGTGAGAAGGTTAAACATCTCGTTACGAGGAATAAGTTAGCTGTGAAGACTATTATGAAACTGAAGGAACTGTTGTTCTTTTCACTTAAGGATGACATCGGATGGCCAGGGTCCAAGGTCAGATTTTCATCTTTTATCTTCTAAAGGATTTATTCTTTATTGTGTGCCAAATGCATGGATACCAGTAATGGTGGAAAGTCAGGGGCGGCTTTCATTCTTCATAGAGCACGTGGAGCAGAAGTCTTGATTCACACATCTTTTTCTATCATTTCTTTCATATAAAATGTCTCTGTTTACGATAAAGCAGGTTGTATATTGCAGTCCAATACGCTGTTTATGACATGCTCTCTTGGTGCATGTTATAGTTTTACAGGGTGTCAGGCCAAATGCTGTTTCATTGGCTGCAGTCCACTGCAGTTCTGCCCTGTGATATTACTTAGTGCTGAACTCTCAGTCCTACACTGCTGCTCTCAGTCAAAACACGCACAGCTATTTAACTGCACTAAACTCTTAAGCACCTCAAACAAAAAGAGGAGAAGGAGTTTGACGAATGTTTTATGggatactgtaaaaataattttcttaatcagaGTTTTTGTCTTGATCTCcagtaaaatatagaaaaatgttcCTGAGAACACCCTTTACCTGCCTTTCATGGCGTATTACTTCATTATCTTACACGTttgtgcatctctctctctctctctctctctctctctctctctctctctctctctctctctatatatatatatatatatattaactgtatAGATAGGGGAGAGAAATAGATTCTAGTGttaaaagcaagaaaaagaaagtgTTTGAGTAAAGAACTTGGAACGCACTCAAAAAGAAGTAGAAGGATTAGACAGGCTGATGTATTAAAGGAATGAAGAGGACTGCTGAGAGGCAGGGATGCTGAGTAGGTGCTTTGTCTTTGATTAAAGCTGCTCTGTACACTCAGCACTTCAGCCGCACTGCCAGATTTAGCTGGGTTGTGGTTGCGGTGGGTGTATAAAAGCAAAATAGCACACAAATATTTCTTCCCTTTGTCTTTGTAGGGTCGGACTGGGCGTCCGGGTGTGCGTGGGAAACCAGGTGCTGCAGGGCTGCCTGGCCCAGAGGGACATAAGGTGGTTGAGTTTTAACTCTGCAGTCCATCTGACCCGTGTTATCTAACTACATACTGCGCTGACTAATTAAACTGACAAGACATCTGTTATCACTGTCTCCCTTCAAGAGTCTGGTCTTCATCATTATTGTTACGCCAAGTCTGACATCAAGTGTACCCCTTGATCGATGCCTCTTCCATCAAGAGAAATGGACCCAAATGGATAGCTCATTAGAGCCCTTTTGACTGTTTATATACGACCTCATTAGCAGGGAGAGAAAGGAGACCCATGGCTGATGGGAATGCCAGGAATGAGAGGATCACCTGGACCTAAAGTGAGTCATGTTTTCCTTCTGTAACTGGTGTACAACTGAAGTAATGGAGTCTAAGTAATGTTGtgctttgatttttatttcatatatagcATTTTATCTGACCTCTTAATGAGAAAAGGTCAATAATAAAGGTCTTCTCTGTCCAATTAGCGTTTGCCAGGCTATAAGGATCAGAAGGTACAGTATGTCTATTAAACTCAGCCTAAATGTTTCATTCCCTTTGTAAGTTATGGGACTGAACTTTAAATGGCCTAACTCTCTGTACCTATTGTTATGGTTACAGGGAGCACGGAGGAATTCCGGAACCACAGGTCCAAAAGGAGACAAGGTTAGAGATGAAAGATGCAATCAAATCAGTTTCTACACCttagtgttttttattaatagtgtTTCCACTAGCAACAaaaagcaacatgctaaaattCTTGGAACCCAAGaacaaccacttagcaaccacccagaacaccctggtaAATCAGTAGCAACATGCTGAAATATTTGGAACACACATAACATTAGCAACTATCTAAAACATCGTAGAAACcaaatagcaacatgctaaaacatttattaatcttattgaCCCTATCAGCCGCTTACATGCTAGCAGCCACCTTAAAATAGAATACCCTAAAAtcaaaacatgctaaaatatataaaatatttatagaataCCCTAAAATCACAACATGCTAAAATATTTAGAACACACCTAGCAACCatgcagaacaccctagcaaccaaatagaAACTCTACATGCTTAGACCACATATGTGAACACCTAGAAAACGGTCAACTCAGATCTTCATAATGGCTGGATCCatactgaagcttgtgtaattacTAGTTATCTTGGGATTCCCCTCCCATGGCAGAAACATAAAAGCAAATTGTGAAAAATGagcgtagctgctgttcaaaCCAAGCCAAGAATGATAacgtgcatttgatcagatataactggagTACAAGGTTATGAGAAACATGTGAATGcttaaagagatgtgtctttaatctagatttaaacagtctgtctgaaccctgaacattatcagaaaggcttttccagagtttgggagccaaatgcgaaaatgCTTTgtctcctttagtggactttgctatcctaggtaccaccaaaagtccagagttttttGACCTTATGTGATGGATTGCATGATAAAAGACTGATTAGGTATGCAGGAgataaaccatttagggccttataagtaagtagtaatattttgtaactgaaacAGAACATAATAgatagccagtgcaaagactgtagtattggggtaatatgatcatattttcttgacctgataAGGACTCTaacagctgcattttggactacctgtagcttgtttattgaagatgcaggacaaccacctagcagtgcattacaatagtccagtctagaggtcatgaatgcatgaactagcttttctgcatcagaaaataACATGTTCCATAGCTTGACAATGTTTCTAAAATGCAAGCATGCTGTTTTAGTAacatgtgaaatatgattttcaaaagacaaattgctgtctaatataacacccaagtttttgactgtagaggacaTAACAGTACATCCCTCTAGATGCAAATGGTAAtctaagagattctgtgtactgtttttggttttgggtccaataagtaatatctcttcTGAATTTAGAAGGAGAAAATTATCGGTCAtccagtgttttacatttttaacacactctgttagcttagataatttagaagtttcatctggtcttgttgaaatatatagtagagtatcatcagcataacaatggaaaatattttataataatatttccaaggggcaacatgtatattgaaaatagcagtgggcctaagacagatccttgtggcactccatactttactggcgttaattgagatgattccccattttaataaacaaagtgataaccgtcggacaggtaggatctaaactgATCTATTTCTGATGCTATCTATTTTATctgtgaagaaattcataaaaattaCTACTAATTACTACTAAACAATGAGGGAATGTTTAGTTTAGGTGACGtctgattatttgttaatttagccaccgTGCTAAATAAAtcccttggattgttttggttattttctatgagtctGCAAatatgcaagtcctaatgcatcatttgtattatcaacatgaatgttaaagtcTCTGAAAATTATTGCATTATCAACattaaccaataggtctgagaggaaatctgcataTGGCCCTGGTGGGCTATACATGGTAGCCATGGTAAAAGATATCATTtcattcacagaaaacggcttacttccacattgaaaaataaggtggataggaaCACACTAAAACACTTAGAATACACTAGCAACCATCAGCTTCTAGATCATGTTGAGAATGTGTAGAATTAAAATATAAGCATTCACACATATTCACTTGTGCATCATCTGCTCTCTTTAGAGAGCAAATGGGCTGCCTGGGATGCTGGGACTGAAGCTATGATGTgacattttaaccaataaaatctCATGCAACGCTAATATGTTTTAGATGTCACCGATCTTATTCACTTCTCTCTGAACCACCCCCTCCTCAACACTCCTCCAGGGTGAAATGGGACCCAAGGGTAGCCTGGCATCCCAGGGAAACGTGGCCCTACAGGACAACCAAGTAAGAGAGGCAAAGAGGTGAGAACACGCAGCATTCTATTCTTCATCAGAGCTCCAGTCTAAGGGAGTGGATTATTGGCATTATTGGCAGAAGCTTTGAGCAAATTTAAAACCCACATACTCACATGGTAATCCTGTTCCGCCCAGTCAGGGGGTCAGTCTGTGCCTGTGTGAGTCATTTCATAAGTAACTGAGGAGGAGCTGAAAATCTCACTGTGCTGGTAGCTGCATTCAGACCAGCAGGGCCTCTGATGTTGGGTCCATCCCAGCGGCTCATGTTTCCAAGCTCTTGTATTACACTGCAGATAGGCACTTCCTGGGAATGTCTTAACTAACTGCTGGGAAATACCAGGACTGTTACTGTAGGCTGTACCCTGCTTAGATTCCTCCCATCAATTAGTCCAGCGCTGACACTTACACATTTAAGGTTCCTTAGATCACTGCAAAGGCCTCGGACTTGAATGTCATTTCAACACCCGCAACTAGTTTTATGCATTGactttgaatataaatatatacatacgcTACACGCTttaacagtttggggtcagtaagattttttttaatactttcattcagcaaggatgccttaaattgCATAAGacattatattgttacaaaagatttctgtttcaaataactgctgttcatttaaactgaataaatataacagtttctgg
The Cyprinus carpio isolate SPL01 chromosome A19, ASM1834038v1, whole genome shotgun sequence genome window above contains:
- the LOC109112323 gene encoding protein asteroid homolog 1-like isoform X2, producing MGVHGLTSFVEGNRQFFTDMRLRDCRLVIDGCSLYFRLYFNSGLDQARGGDYDTFVVLVRQFFAALSECSVQPFVVLDGGMDQTDKKFKTLQERAKSKIREANALSRGSHGCVLPLLTCEVFKQVLSELGIPLVQCISEADFEIASLAKHWGCPVLTNDSDFYIFDLKGGYLPFSSFQWNNVSGKATERYIPARHFTVNRFCSHFNHMNKQLLPLFAVVIGNDYTPAKITEVFFSRVEFERVPSGRKYGRSSSPRIEAFLLWLSQFTNPLDALDEVLEILGEQRKGTLRTQLSAGMQDYQLPHSSSLAQYFSSPQPALPDAQGLPAALVSQPEWLLRMVAAGRLSSFVLDVLVHQKVLLVAQVENSHLPSSHTSSLSIRKTIYSLLLDKARQDSQTPRGVTHRGRGRGRQSQGKGGQHCDVPCVDEYDRQELNLKKNTVEAHRPNCVPQLTLAAIDKASTQVRLQVLLGTLGVMDSVLQPLPPHLCLPVCVTYFWMNNCKPKPSHPLLQALLLGLVYGELCWRRAHPNDPLFGSKASASVCQRLSQLRVNPGQRRGLDLGLAHVLSQWQSCMRVALFLNQLLCFPLPEPQCAWVFSGTLLHGLEAAIKGGHQCEALLAGDAVAWQLYSILFEALMGPAVSAAASRDLA
- the LOC109112323 gene encoding protein asteroid homolog 1-like isoform X1; translated protein: MGVHGLTSFVEGNRQFFTDMRLRDCRLVIDGCSLYFRLYFNSGLDQARGGDYDTFVVLVRQFFAALSECSVQPFVVLDGGMDQTDKKFKTLQERAKSKIREANALSRGSHGCVLPLLTCEVFKQVLSELGIPLVQCISEADFEIASLAKHWGCPVLTNDSDFYIFDLKGGYLPFSSFQWNNVSGKATERYIPARHFTVNRFCSHFNHMNKQLLPLFAVVIGNDYTPAKITEVFFSRVEFERVPSGRKYGRSSSPRIEAFLLWLSQFTNPLDALDEVLEILGEQRKGTLRTQLSAGMQDYQLPHSSSLAQYFSSPQPALPDAQGLPAALVSQPEWLLRMVAAGRLSSFVLDVLVHQKVLLVAQVENSHLPSSHTSSLSIRKTIYSLLLDKARQDSQTPRGVTHRGRGRGRQSQGKGGQHCDVPCVDEYDRQELNLKKNTVEAHRPNCVPQLTLAAIDKASTQVRLQVLLGTLGVMDSVLQPLPPHLCLPVCVTYFWMNNCKPKPSHPLLQALLLGLVYGELCWRRAHPNDPLFGSKASASVCQRLSQLRVNPGQRRGLDLGLAHVLSQWQSCMRVALFLNQLLCFPLPEPQCAWVFSGTLLHGLEAAIKGGHQCEALLAGDAVAWQLYSILFEALMGPAVSAAASRGRGEGQRQAQQRGRGHGGRGRGNEGRGRGNGGGRRGNRSRAMTSSDNALDNRFALLTFDEGQQWWA